One window from the genome of Bacillota bacterium encodes:
- a CDS encoding type II secretion system GspH family protein — translation MREIGNTKFRSAFTLVELLVVMAITAVMLGLLLGPMLQSFNFTRRVQRVAQAQDTARNLMETISREIADAAYVFDNSRVLNPLTTSNPVNDATLQFTLVDQRGNAVTFYLPYTKIDFVLPERATANGTGIIDPTDGSDYVPPSQRVGKPPLVPVLAGRTIVRYFIARRDPSRPYSNRNEQLLATAALDNPYILWRAQFVLYERNGNGQYVPNTKLFKLDDYGQPIIDEPWFFYDTRTAPNGRSYMQNWLEVSRPVTEVEDIDLLNVRYDQRTGEIVQVTPLIQFLPGLVTDDPAVPTNLDDAANEVPNTIPTAYTTKKGGWSSPFVVTVYRDGFSTVYTTGDVNGQLMVARGASDAFRFNITAYQLMQSAGCYDEGTWDAGVCSNLPDPWIQGSGSWERNPTSLDAPYPYLPFDVDPRSGTVSFAIPAVAVFRPGERPVFEYLARNTRVDESGRRYLLLSEPDINNTASNNRQSPLRLLQTVSIVPGSERIWGPDQTTPPGVEPRLVPYTRVPWNVTPGPNQYRINYQGTRDGHPTLQTGYVEFWSLWQVPSGTRADGTPYDLLRVTYAIQSNTRNDVVKVDYMTRSQYTLAISIKLYDPTTGDPLLMSLTTQVRVRNLLR, via the coding sequence ATGAGAGAGATAGGCAACACGAAGTTCAGGTCAGCTTTCACGCTGGTGGAGCTGCTGGTGGTAATGGCGATTACTGCTGTGATGCTGGGACTGCTGCTCGGTCCCATGCTGCAAAGCTTCAACTTCACACGACGGGTGCAGCGGGTGGCGCAAGCACAGGATACCGCACGCAACCTGATGGAGACCATCTCTCGGGAGATTGCCGACGCCGCTTACGTGTTCGACAACTCTCGGGTGCTGAACCCGTTGACCACTAGCAACCCCGTGAACGATGCCACCCTGCAGTTCACTCTGGTGGACCAGCGAGGTAATGCGGTCACCTTCTATCTGCCATATACCAAGATCGACTTCGTGTTGCCGGAACGTGCAACCGCAAACGGCACTGGCATTATCGACCCCACGGACGGCAGCGACTATGTCCCGCCGAGTCAGCGGGTCGGCAAGCCACCTTTGGTGCCGGTGCTTGCGGGACGTACCATCGTGCGCTATTTCATCGCCCGACGTGACCCCAGCCGTCCTTACAGCAACCGCAATGAGCAACTGCTTGCTACGGCGGCGTTAGACAACCCGTACATCTTGTGGCGTGCGCAGTTTGTGCTGTACGAACGGAATGGCAATGGGCAGTATGTACCGAATACCAAACTGTTCAAGCTCGACGACTACGGACAGCCCATCATCGACGAGCCGTGGTTCTTCTATGATACCCGCACGGCGCCGAATGGCAGGTCGTACATGCAGAACTGGCTGGAGGTCAGCCGCCCGGTGACCGAGGTGGAGGATATCGACCTGCTGAACGTACGTTACGACCAGCGCACGGGAGAGATTGTGCAGGTGACGCCGTTGATTCAGTTCCTGCCCGGTCTGGTAACGGATGACCCGGCGGTACCCACCAATCTGGACGACGCCGCCAACGAAGTGCCCAACACAATCCCCACTGCATATACGACCAAGAAGGGCGGCTGGAGCAGCCCGTTTGTGGTCACCGTCTACCGTGACGGCTTCAGCACCGTGTATACGACCGGGGACGTGAACGGACAGCTGATGGTGGCGCGTGGAGCTTCCGATGCCTTCCGTTTCAATATCACGGCTTACCAGCTGATGCAGTCGGCTGGCTGTTATGACGAAGGCACCTGGGATGCGGGGGTGTGTTCCAACCTGCCCGACCCCTGGATACAGGGAAGTGGTTCATGGGAGCGTAACCCCACTTCGCTGGACGCTCCGTATCCCTATTTGCCGTTCGATGTAGACCCGCGCTCAGGCACGGTCAGCTTCGCTATCCCTGCAGTGGCAGTGTTCCGACCGGGTGAGCGGCCGGTGTTTGAGTATCTTGCCCGCAACACGCGGGTGGATGAGAGCGGACGACGGTACCTGCTGCTCTCGGAGCCGGACATCAACAACACCGCATCCAACAACCGGCAGAGTCCGCTGAGGCTGCTGCAGACCGTGTCCATTGTGCCCGGCTCGGAACGGATTTGGGGACCAGACCAGACGACCCCACCCGGCGTGGAGCCGCGTCTGGTACCTTACACCCGCGTGCCCTGGAACGTAACGCCCGGTCCGAACCAGTATCGCATCAACTATCAGGGAACGCGCGACGGTCATCCCACGCTGCAAACCGGTTATGTGGAGTTCTGGTCGCTGTGGCAGGTGCCATCGGGCACACGGGCAGACGGCACGCCTTACGACCTGCTGCGCGTGACCTACGCGATACAGTCGAACACCAGAAATGATGTGGTGAAAGTGGATTACATGACGCGCTCGCAATACACGCTGGCAATCAGCATCAAACTGTATGACCCGACAACGGGTGACCCACTGTTGATGTCCCTGACCACGCAGGTGCGGGTGCGCAACCTGTTACGATGA
- a CDS encoding Uma2 family endonuclease, whose protein sequence is MAIAASRKEQMVYPESDGKPMADNTKQFRWIVTLEGGFEALFRDREDVFVAGDLFWYPVEGHPDIRMAPDVMIVFGRPKGDRPSYKQWEEENIAPHVVFEVLSPSNSLLEMAKKLEFYDRYGVEEYYLYDPETGDFTGWIRGEDGRLRVIDEIQGWVSPRLGVRFETENGELRVIRPDGQRFMTYLELQQQAEQERQRAAKLAQRLRELGIDPEQI, encoded by the coding sequence ATGGCGATTGCGGCATCGCGCAAGGAGCAAATGGTCTACCCTGAATCCGACGGGAAGCCGATGGCAGATAACACGAAGCAGTTTCGCTGGATAGTAACCCTCGAGGGTGGCTTCGAGGCGCTGTTCCGCGACAGGGAGGACGTGTTTGTGGCGGGTGACCTGTTCTGGTACCCCGTCGAAGGGCACCCCGATATCCGCATGGCACCTGATGTGATGATTGTCTTCGGACGCCCGAAGGGTGACAGACCCTCTTACAAACAGTGGGAAGAGGAGAACATCGCGCCGCACGTGGTCTTCGAAGTGCTGTCACCCAGCAACTCGCTGCTGGAGATGGCGAAGAAGCTAGAGTTTTACGACCGCTATGGTGTGGAGGAGTACTACCTGTATGACCCGGAAACCGGCGACTTTACCGGCTGGATTCGTGGCGAGGACGGTCGGCTGCGGGTGATAGACGAGATTCAGGGCTGGGTGAGCCCGAGGTTAGGAGTGCGCTTTGAGACCGAGAACGGCGAGCTGCGCGTCATCCGTCCCGACGGGCAGCGGTTTATGACCTATCTGGAGTTACAACAGCAAGCGGAGCAAGAGCGTCAACGCGCTGCTAAGCTGGCGCAACGCTTGCGGGAACTGGGCATCGATCCCGAGCAGATTTGA